In Ruania alkalisoli, the DNA window TCGGCCTCGAGCGCCAGGACCCACTCGTAGTCACCGAGCGAGAAGGCAGCGACGGTGTTGGCGAGCACGCCACGGAAGGCGGCGCCGCGACGGCCGTGATCGGCAAGCATGGCGCGCCGCTCGTCCTCGGGCAGCAGGTACCACTCGTAGGAGCGCACGAACGGGTAGATCGTGAGCCACTCCTTCGGCTCCTTGCCGCGCAGGAACGCCGGCACGTGCCGGGCGTTGAACTCCGCCTCGCGGTGGATGCCCATGAGGTTGAAGGTGGGTAGCAGGGCGCCGAGCACGCGGGTGCGGCGCAGCGTGCGCCAGGCCGCCTGCAGGTCCTCGGCACGGTCGCCGTGCAGCCAGACCATTGCGTCGGAGTCGGCCTTGAAACCGGAGACGTCGTACAGCCCGCGCACGGTCACCCCGTCGGTGGCGGTCAGGGCGTTCTCGAGCTCGGTGACGGCCTCGTTCCCTGCGCCCTCCCCGGCCTGCCGGTGCGGGGCCTGCCGGTGCGGGTCCTGCCGGTGCGGGTCCTGCCGGAGCACGGTCCAGAGTGTGTAGCCGTGCGGTTGCGCCTCAGTCTGTGCCTCATCCACCCGATCAGCGTAAACCGGCACGGTGGTGACGATTTGCGACTAGGTGTCAGTTAGCGGCGAGGGAACCTCAGGGGGCCGCGGCAGTACCGGCCGCCTGCGCATGCGGTACCACCGACGCCAGGCCGGATCCGCAGATCCATGCGCCTGTCAGGTGCAGATTCCCGACGGCGTCGCTCGCCTCCCGCAGTGGCCCGACCCGTTGTGATGTCTCCCACCCCAGCACGGGAGCGGGCGGGGTCAGGCGGGTGTGGGCGACTGCCTCGAGCGCGTGGCCGGGCCAGGCCTCCGCGGTCCCGGTCAGCCGCGCAGCGTCGCGCAGGGCAAGGCGGTGCTGGGCGAGGGGGTGCTGGGAATCCGGCTCCGCGGCAGGCACGATCGGAGCCCCGTCGGGGTCGGTCCCGTATGAGAGACGCACGACGGCACGGTCGGGCCCGGCCTCGCGCTGCACCCACTCCCACTTGGCGCTGGCATAGGTGAGTGCCTTGGCGCCCTGCCCGGGGTCGGCGACGAGCGTGCCGGCTCGCTCGTGCGGTGGGAGGTCACCGGCGCGCAGCACGAGGGTGAGCAGATCGATCTGCTGCGGCGGGGGCCAATCGGCACCCAGCCGGGTGAGGTCATCAGGTAGCGCAGGCCACGTGTGGGGGGCGGTCGCCAGCACGAGGGAGGTCGCCTGGAGGTGGCGAGCTGCGCCGTCGGGAGCGGTGACGGTCATCGACCATCCGCCCGGCGTGCGATGTGCTGCCAGGGCGCGGGACGCCGTCATGAGGGTCACGCCATGGGCGGTGAGGTCGTCGGCGAGCGCTCCGGTGAGGCGATGCACACCCCCGTCGATGCCGGCGACGGCGCTTCCGGCCGGGGAGGCGGCACGGATGTCGGCGAGGGCACCGGCCAGCGATCCGTGCGTGGCGAGACGGTCACCGATGCCGGGCAGCAGTACCTCCGCGCGCAACTCCTCCGGCTCCACGGAGTGCACGCCACGCACGATGGGCCGCACGAGCCGGTCCAGCACGGCTGTCCCCATGCGCGATCGAACCAGGGCGGCGAGAGAGGCGCGGGCGGTGTCGCGGCCATGGGTGACGGGGAGGGTGAGGTCCTCGCGGGCGCGCGCCAGGCCGTCGGCACCCAGCACCTCGGCGAGTCCTGCGGCGTCGAGGTCGGTGGGGATACCGAGGATTCCGGCGCGCGGCAAGGGGTGGAGGGTGCCGTCGAAGAGTACGCGGGCGGGCACGGGTGTGGGCGTGACCTCGTCGAGTCCGAGCTCGCGGGCGAGGGAGGCGACGTGTCCGCCGCGGGTGGCGAAGCTCTCGGCACCGGAGTCGAGGGTGAGGCCCGCGAGGCGGTGGTGACCGACGAGACCGCCGAAGTGGTCGGCCGCTTCCAGCAGCGTGACCGTGGCGCCGGCAGCGGCGGCGGCGCGGGCGGCGACGAGGCCGGCCACTCCCCCGCCGATCACGGCGACATCGACGGCGCTGGTCATTGCTGATGGACCCAGGCGACGAGGCGGGTGAGCACGTCCGGGTCGGTCGTGGGCGGGACGCCGTGACCGAGGTTGAGCACGTGGGCGGGGGCGGCGCGACCGGCGGCGAGCACGTCGGCGGTGTGTGCGGTGAGCGCCTCCCACGGTGCGGCGAGGAGCGCGGGGTCGATGTTGCCCTGCAGCGGTACCCCGGGGATCGCGGCGGCTGCCTGGTCGAGCGGGGTGCGCCAGTCCACGCCGACGACGTCGACGCCAACCTCGTGCATGGCGCCGAGCAGGTGGCCGGTTCCGACGCCGAAGTGGACGGTGGGCACGTCCAGGCCCCGGACCTGGCGCAGCGCGCGGGCAGAGTACGGGGCGACGTGGGCCTGGTAGTCGGCCAGGGAGAGGCCACCGGCCCAGGAGTCGAAGAGCTGCGCGGCCGAGGCACCGGCCATCACCTGTGCGTGCAGGAACTCCCCGGTCAGGTCGGCGAGCCAGGTCATCAGGTCCGCCCAGACCTCGGGCTGGGCGTGCATGAGGGTGCGGGCAGCGAGCTGGTCCTTGGACGGGCCGCCCTCGACGAGGTAGGCCGCGAGGGTGAAGGGGGCCCCGGCGAACCCGATCAGCGGGGTGGACCCGAGCTCGGCGGTCAGTCGCTGCACGGCGGTGGTGATCGGGGTGAGGTCGTCGAGCGTGCGTTCCCGCAGGGCGGCGACATCGGCGGCGGTGCGGATCGGGTGCTCGATCACCGGGCCTTTGCCGGGCACGATGTCGACATCGACGCCGGCAACCTTCAGCGGCACCACGATGTCGCTGAAGAAAATGGCTGCGTCCACGCCGTGGCGGCGGACGGGCTGCAGGGTGATCTCGGTGACGAGGTCGGGATCGAGGCAGGCATCCAGCATCCGGGTGCCGGTACGCAGGTCGCGGTATTCGGGCAGGGAGCGCCCGGCCTGACGTTGGAACCAGACCGGGGTGGTCGCCGGGCGCTGGCCTCGGTAGGCACGGATGAGAGGCGCGTCGGCCGTACGGCCGTGGAGCGGGTGCTGCTCAGGAAGGGTCACGCGCTCGATTCTGACATCGTCGGGCGGACCGTCTGCACAGCGTGCGCTCCGGGTGACGACCACGGCATGCCGATATCCCCGTCGATGGTGGGGTCGGCGGGGTTCGGGGCGGGGTGGTCAGAAGGGTGGCGGGTCGGTGCTACTGGAACTGGGGTGTAGCTCTGCCGCTGGTCGCACCTGGTGGCGGCGGGTAGGCATAGCCCGGGCATTGGCTCTCATCGACGCGATAGCGATACGGCGGGTCTTGATCACCGGCTGACCCGGGGTACTGATGACACCGGGGAGTACGAACGTGCCCGCCGGGCTCACCAGATACGCCACCCGATCGGGCCCGGTCCAGTAATACGTGCCCGGGCTCAACAACTCATACGTCCAGTCGGTGTGAGTCTTCACCCGGTGATGACGCCGACACAACACCGCCAGATTCCGTGAACTGGTGGGACCACCCTGCTCGTGCGGGGTGATGTGATCCACATCCCCCGTGCGAGCACTGCGCGGGCAGAACGGGAACCTACACCGCTGGTCGCGCAGGATCACCTGTTCACGCAACCTGGGACTGGCCTCATACGTGGTGGCCGAGTACTGGTCGTTCAGATCGATCACCGGCCGCACCAGCACCCGCCCCGCGCTCCCACACCAGGAACGGACCTGCTCAACCGTGACCGGGGACCGAGTGTTCTCACACCGGCCCACCACACCCCGACCGTGCTGGTCGAGGGCATCGGCCCGCAGGTGCAGGTACAGCATCACCGTGCGCCCCGTGGCTTCCGGACCAGTGGTGCCGGTGGCGGTCGGGTCCCCGGTCGTCTCGGCCGGGCCAGTGGGGGCACCAGCCCTGGCGGGCTCGGTGACGCACGCCCTGGTCGAGTCACCCGGAACGGCTGAGCCACCCGGAGCATCCGCGGTCGCGGCCGGCGGCAAGGTGGCCTTCCCACGGGCGAGGTCACCCAATGCGATCGAACGGCGTACATCCTCACTCGCATCCGGCATGAGGGTCTTCAACGCGGCGGCGCGGGCTGCCACGGCCGCCTCCAGGTCCAACGCGTCTGCCAGGTCCAGTCCGCCCTCGAAGTTCACAACCGCGGTCGAACCGGGCACGTGCGGGTCACCAGCATCCCCGAGGTGGATCTCG includes these proteins:
- the hemQ gene encoding hydrogen peroxide-dependent heme synthase — encoded protein: MDEAQTEAQPHGYTLWTVLRQDPHRQDPHRQAPHRQAGEGAGNEAVTELENALTATDGVTVRGLYDVSGFKADSDAMVWLHGDRAEDLQAAWRTLRRTRVLGALLPTFNLMGIHREAEFNARHVPAFLRGKEPKEWLTIYPFVRSYEWYLLPEDERRAMLADHGRRGAAFRGVLANTVAAFSLGDYEWVLALEADELTELVDLMRDLRYTEARMHVREEVPFYTGRRVSAAELVEVLS
- a CDS encoding protoporphyrinogen/coproporphyrinogen oxidase, which encodes MTSAVDVAVIGGGVAGLVAARAAAAAGATVTLLEAADHFGGLVGHHRLAGLTLDSGAESFATRGGHVASLARELGLDEVTPTPVPARVLFDGTLHPLPRAGILGIPTDLDAAGLAEVLGADGLARAREDLTLPVTHGRDTARASLAALVRSRMGTAVLDRLVRPIVRGVHSVEPEELRAEVLLPGIGDRLATHGSLAGALADIRAASPAGSAVAGIDGGVHRLTGALADDLTAHGVTLMTASRALAAHRTPGGWSMTVTAPDGAARHLQATSLVLATAPHTWPALPDDLTRLGADWPPPQQIDLLTLVLRAGDLPPHERAGTLVADPGQGAKALTYASAKWEWVQREAGPDRAVVRLSYGTDPDGAPIVPAAEPDSQHPLAQHRLALRDAARLTGTAEAWPGHALEAVAHTRLTPPAPVLGWETSQRVGPLREASDAVGNLHLTGAWICGSGLASVVPHAQAAGTAAAP
- the hemE gene encoding uroporphyrinogen decarboxylase, yielding MTLPEQHPLHGRTADAPLIRAYRGQRPATTPVWFQRQAGRSLPEYRDLRTGTRMLDACLDPDLVTEITLQPVRRHGVDAAIFFSDIVVPLKVAGVDVDIVPGKGPVIEHPIRTAADVAALRERTLDDLTPITTAVQRLTAELGSTPLIGFAGAPFTLAAYLVEGGPSKDQLAARTLMHAQPEVWADLMTWLADLTGEFLHAQVMAGASAAQLFDSWAGGLSLADYQAHVAPYSARALRQVRGLDVPTVHFGVGTGHLLGAMHEVGVDVVGVDWRTPLDQAAAAIPGVPLQGNIDPALLAAPWEALTAHTADVLAAGRAAPAHVLNLGHGVPPTTDPDVLTRLVAWVHQQ
- a CDS encoding HNH endonuclease, coding for MTSTATGSAFSASAERDVLAAVRENRAAARAVEIECAELVVSWVAERAVEPGEDGAGAVGVYDPEVDIDLPGSTVPGMEEPMRLAGQGAPWVSDLGFARLAATLGQSNEAALSYVGAVVEVAYRLPALWGRVRAGQVSFHRARAVARLTRKLPFEGAGWVDRQVAWSIGSCSRAQIERAVAAAMDHYDPEQARAEAQAALEARRVEIHLGDAGDPHVPGSTAVVNFEGGLDLADALDLEAAVAARAAALKTLMPDASEDVRRSIALGDLARGKATLPPAATADAPGGSAVPGDSTRACVTEPARAGAPTGPAETTGDPTATGTTGPEATGRTVMLYLHLRADALDQHGRGVVGRCENTRSPVTVEQVRSWCGSAGRVLVRPVIDLNDQYSATTYEASPRLREQVILRDQRCRFPFCPRSARTGDVDHITPHEQGGPTSSRNLAVLCRRHHRVKTHTDWTYELLSPGTYYWTGPDRVAYLVSPAGTFVLPGVISTPGQPVIKTRRIAIASMRANARAMPTRRHQVRPAAELHPSSSSTDPPPF